The Gossypium hirsutum isolate 1008001.06 chromosome D02, Gossypium_hirsutum_v2.1, whole genome shotgun sequence region TAGTACTCCACATTGTGGAAATGCAATACGTGTTGaggatgatgaattttgtgaggtAGAGTGTTCTTGTGGTCTGCAgttttgttttagttgcttatccGAAGCACATTCGCCATGTTCATGTATGATGTGGGAGCTTTGGACCAAGAAATGTCGAGATGAGTCGGAAACAGTAAATTGGATCACTGTTCATACAAAGCCATGTCCGCAGTGTCACAAACCCGTGGAGAAGAATGGGGGTTGTAATCTTGTGAGCTGTATTTGCGGGCAAGCATTTTGGTgagttttgcttttattttacttttcgaGAATAAACGGTCTTGTTAAAAGCTTTTGAACTTGCACAATGCAGTTGGCTATGTGGGGGAGCTACGGGGCGGGATCACACTTGGTCAACAATTGCAGGTCATAGCTGTGGTCGCTACAAAGAAGATCAAGCGAAAAAGACTGAACGAGCGAAGCGAGATCTTTATCGATACATGCACTATCTCAACCGTTATAAAGCTCATACAGATTCTTTTAAGCTCGAGAGTAAACTCAAGGAGACTATTTTGGAGAAGATATCAATTTCAGAAGAAAGGGAGTCAATTCTTAGAGATTTCAGTTGGGTAACTAACGGACTCAATAGGCTTTTCAGATCGAGACGGGTTCTTTCATATTCATACCCGTTTGCATTCTACATGTTCGGAGAAGAAATATTCATTGACGAGATGACAAATAAGGAAAGGGAAATAAAACAGCATTTATTCGAGGATCAACAGCAGCAACTCGAGGCAAATGTCGAGAAACTCTCTAAGATTTTAGAAGAGCCCTTTGATCAATACAGTGATGATAAAGTAACGGAGATGAGAATGCAAATTATCAATCTCACCGTTATCACTGATACCCTTTGCAAGAAAATGTAAGTATACATAGCCATGTTTATATTAATCGATGTTTTAAGATAGTTTTTTGAAATCGTGTGCTGAGACAATGACTTGCAGGTATGAATGCATCGAGAACGATCTATTGGGATCTCTCCAATGTAATACACATAACATAGCTCCGTACAAATCTAAGGGCATCGAGAAAGCATCCGAGCTTGCCGTTTGTTGGAACAGTAAACCGAGTACTACCGAGAAATGTGTTGCATCTGATTCTGGCACTAGCGGTAAGCAGACTTTACATTTTGGAGACCAACATGCACTTTCACTCGCACATACACATATAGTTTGAAGATTACTAAAGCTCAATACTGAGAAATGTGTTCCATCCGATTCTGGCGCTAACAGGTAAGTAAACCAAATGCACTCTCATTTACACATGCACCTACTAAAACTTGATATACATTTGTTGTTGACACATTGTGGTTCAGGCAAACGGGATCGTCCTTTTGGTTTTGGGAGTTCGGAAGACAGTGGTTGCCCGTCCCAGAGACGACCTAAAAAGGAGACTTATGGCGGTGTATTCTTCGATATAAGTATGCCAGCTGATGTTCTTCAtaggaattgattttttttttcttttcctgttTTATTTTTAGATAATGTACAGATCTAACTGGAGACTAATATTTTGCTTAATGGGATTTGCCTGTTCATATTTTCTGGTACTTTTTCTATACATAGATTTTCCTGGAAAATTGAATTCTGGATTTCAACGGGTCTTTTATCTTTCAAGGAACTTTGAACTGTACATAAGCCATATGTtgggcttttttttttcttatggtgtcttttttaacataatatgcaaattaatccttttatatttgataaaaatgcaAATCAATccttttatatttgataaaaatttcattatttttattgtcAGAAATTAATCTCTATAGGTTAACATGAGGTATaggttttttaataaaaatgaacaatTTGCTTTTTAATCCGACAAAcaaagattattttttaaaacaaagattATTTTTTAAGTAGAAAGTAAAATCAATGATTTCAGACAAGGAGGTTATTTACCATAATAatcttaaatttttatgattcCAATGGGATGTTGTTTCACAACATTTTTAATGAGTTGCAGCTGCAATAAACCAGATATGCACACTTCTTTGTGAGAATAAGCCTCATTCAAACGAGATAATGCAGCACCAGCTTTAATGGCGAGCGAACATAATTCTTCAAGTGGAAGTGGTGCTTGAGACATCGACAGTGGCATTAGAAAATAGATTTGGTCCAGCTGAAGTTGTTCGTCACCGGGTACCTGAGGCAGGCACGAGTTCACATACATGAGCTCCGAGTTGCAAAGGAAACAACTCGGGTTCTGGGACAGAACAACGCTGGCTTTGATGGGTTGACTTAGTTGTTGAAGGTTTCCAACTGGGTATATTATTTTGGTGGTGCTGGGCGGCGGCCAGGTCAGGCGATTGTCGGCCTTTATCGTGTattgagaagatgaacaaatACCCATTGTTGTAATAATTTTTTCTCTGAGAAAAGGGTAAAAAAACGCAGATATGGAGCTTTGAATGATGATTTGAGAGACGAAAGGGGAAGCTGAGCTATTGCTGGGCTGGTGTGGAGGAAAGATGGCGTTGAGCTTTATATAGACGAAGACGTGCAATGGCAAAGTGTGTTATgttttaatctatgggataattGCACTGGACATCCTAAACTATGATCTAAATTctaatttggttttaaatttcaaaatgttttgGTAAAAGCaccatggaggcccttgtactTGGAGTCATATTGCATTTTACcgtctctactcaaaaaatgggaaattagtccttgtaccttagACCAAATAGCAAActgatcattttgttaaaaattccatctatttctGCTActacaaattggtcattttacgTTAGTATGAGGTACACGTGGCACGCCATATTGTGCTGTCTGGTTATTCCGTCAGCTatgccaatttttaacagtacaaatggatgtaatttttaattagaatgactaatttgctctttgatctaatgtaaagagactaatttgcccatttctTGAGTAGTAGGGGCAAAATGCAATATGGCTACTAGTACTTTTACCAAATGTTTTTGTTGAGACTCAAAGTATGAGTTTCGTATTGATTTGGTCTTTTGTCATCCTAGTCATTGGCTTGGACCATAAATGCAAGCTTATATTTGATACGAGAGATACTTAAAACAcgtggattaaattttaaatatgtgtaCTTCTTGTATGGATTGTTCTGATGTCACAACTTAACATTTAAAAGTACTTTTTTAGTTAAATGCTTAAATTGAGGCAAAATCTTTTAAAATAGTCAAATAAGGGCTAAACCTTATCGAAAATGTTCAAATACGGGCTTTTCAAATGTcgtatattaaaatttttcttttttctttttaagtaatATCTGATTTAATTACCATATACTTTATTCTAAGCATATCAAAATTTACCTAGTTTTATAATACAAAATAGAGTGAAGTGCATGAAAAACTTTTATTTGAGCTTCTTATGCAAGCATTTAGCTTTTTTCTTAAACACATTATCTTTAAATTATAATACGCGTATACTCTTAAATCATATGTTAGCTAATATTCAACCTCTAAGTTGACAATTATATTGACAAAAAGATACAATTGATATGATACTAAGACTTTGGAAATTtaatcaaaatgttttaaagtttaagaatcaatttaaaatttaaatcataattaaaggATATCAAATGAAATTAACCCATTTCATTTCACGATATTGATTAATAGTATTTCGGGTCGGGTAGAAACGTACACGTTTTTCAGACCTCTGCCATAAAATGACTGAGAGATGGTTTCCCACCGGGAAGCATCCAGGTCATACATTATATATATGGTTAGATGATGATTGAgatttgatttgtttgtttttctCATTTTGTGGTGTTTTGTATTGTAGTCCTTAGCTTcatcattttacatttttttatataaataattttgggGACCCATGTTTGTAAAACTGTCTCAATTATTGCACTCTTTTTTCTTTCGtccttttctctcttcttttgcATAATTAAAAAGCCATTTAGACAACTATAATTCTTATCTTTTTTGTTGGCCTATTTGCATTGCTATACCTTTTCTCGACATGTTCTCCAAATCTCATATATGTTTCCTTCTCAACCATAAGCTAAGCTTTTGCATTGTACTACTTTTATAGGTTTATTATTTCACGAGGATTTGAGTTTTTGAGTATTTAGATTTGAACCTCGACATATATTTTTAGTATCATCATACATAATTGCAAGGGGTAGGCCTAATTTAATAGGTGAATTTTGTTCGAaccatttaaataaaataagttgAAAGTTGAAACAAATTCTAAAGAaaatgatattttcatgaaaGTGAGTTACCATGCAGAGAATTTATTCACAAACAGATGACAGGTAAAAGCATGAGCTTCAGGTACCCATAAGCTAAACATTCTACTCTCGTCATGTTCTTTTTTCTTACACAAACACCTACATGAACTTGAACTAAACCAGGCAAGACAACAAACAGTTAGAAACCCCCATAATTTACAATCAACCTCACGACATCAATGTTCCAATAACTCCAGCAATAAGACTTGTGGGATCCCCAAGCACAGCTGATATCACAAATTGTAAAGCCAGACCAGCCATTTCACAACATTTCTTTACTTTTCCTTTCCTTCTCTTATGTGGTGTTTGCAATGTGTTTTTCAAACTTGGGATTCTATTTTCCAGTTTCTTAATACCCTTTCCATATCCAAAATACAATTCATGCCAATTTTCCACTAACATTTCCCTAACACATGCAACATGCAAATTATATTTCTTACAACTGGACCTATAACTCCAACTCCTCCCTTTACGTCCACATTTATGACATGGTGCCCTCACTTTCCTATACAAATACAAATTCGTTTCTCCGTCGTCTAATACCATCGGTAGCTTCGCGCAACATGGGTGAAGATCGAACCCGCATGACTTACAATGGTAAACGAACCCGGTAACGTCTTTTTCACAAGCGTTGCAATAACGAGGTGTGTTACCGGGTGGTCTCGAGAAGAATTGGAAGGAACATTTGGTGTAAAAAGGGTGGTGGATTGAAAGAGAAGGTATGGCGCAGTGTGTGTGGAGATCGAAATCGCAAAAGGAACATCGGTAATGTGAGCCGATGCCGACTTCTTTGCACCCGTCGCACTTGAATGGGGTTTCGGTGTAGTCGAATGTTAGTGTGTGTTGAGGGTGGCTGAAATGGGATATCTCATTGTATTTCATGGCTTGTGTGTGTGTGGGTAAAGAAACAATGTGGATGGTGATTTATAATTAGGGAGATGTAGTTTATGGCTTGAAGATGAAGCTGAAAGAGGAATTATGCTTTAAAAATGGTGGTGATGGTCCAATGGTGGTAAGTGATCATGTACATAGAAGAATCCTGATGTTTTAGAAGAGAGACACAAGGTATTTATGTTTATGCTCCATTGAAGAATACGAATTTTCACTTTATAACGTTGAAAACGGCTCTCATATTGTTCATGTCATCATGTCTGTACTAACCAACTTCATCATAATAACTACTATTAACGTTTTCgtttatatataaggtataataacaaatttagccctcaacttttATACATTTATTCAACTTGAACCTTACTTTTTTATTGGAAGTAAATTGGAAATTTAGcctttaacaaattttaaaaaatcaattaaacctttttaaaatttaaaatttaaattttttttattaaaaatagcaACACTGATCCAATAAAAGAGtaagggttaaatttttttaacgatTTTATAACCATTAGATTTTGATTGGTtggtattgttattttttaattttttaaaaatattttttttataatttttttatgatttttaaatattttttaaattttataagggtttagttgattttttttttaaattttttacttccAATTTATTTCCAATAAAagagtagggatcaaattgaataaatgtgtaaaggcTGAGGGCTTATCGTACCttatatataaatactaaattttaatGAAGGGGCTATTTTGCTTACTCATCTAATGTACAAGGGTTAATTTAcc contains the following coding sequences:
- the LOC107908572 gene encoding uncharacterized protein, yielding MKYNEISHFSHPQHTLTFDYTETPFKCDGCKEVGIGSHYRCSFCDFDLHTHCAIPSLSIHHPFYTKCSFQFFSRPPGNTPRYCNACEKDVTGFVYHCKSCGFDLHPCCAKLPMVLDDGETNLYLYRKVRAPCHKCGRKGRSWSYRSSCKKYNLHVACVREMLVENWHELYFGYGKGIKKLENRIPSLKNTLQTPHKRRKGKVKKCCEMAGLALQFVISAVLGDPTSLIAGVIGTLMS
- the LOC107908573 gene encoding probable E3 ubiquitin-protein ligase ARI2; the protein is MEDFSSSDEDYYYSSDRDSLDGFENDESDSQWVTSKSPTTKVITKESLLAAQREDLRRVMDMLSIREHHARTLLIHYRWDVEKLLAVLVENGKSYLFASAGVSVVEGEHTGTSLLSLSSTSMCEICIEELPVDKMTKMECGHGFCNDCWTEHFVVKINEGQSRRIRCMAHKCNAVCDESVVRNLVSKRHPDLAEKFDRFLLESYIEDNRMVKWCPSTPHCGNAIRVEDDEFCEVECSCGLQFCFSCLSEAHSPCSCMMWELWTKKCRDESETVNWITVHTKPCPQCHKPVEKNGGCNLVSCICGQAFCWLCGGATGRDHTWSTIAGHSCGRYKEDQAKKTERAKRDLYRYMHYLNRYKAHTDSFKLESKLKETILEKISISEERESILRDFSWVTNGLNRLFRSRRVLSYSYPFAFYMFGEEIFIDEMTNKEREIKQHLFEDQQQQLEANVEKLSKILEEPFDQYSDDKVTEMRMQIINLTVITDTLCKKMYECIENDLLGSLQCNTHNIAPYKSKGIEKASELAVCWNSKPSTTEKCVASDSGTSGKRDRPFGFGSSEDSGCPSQRRPKKETYGGVFFDISMPADVLHRN